The following coding sequences are from one Candidatus Thermoplasmatota archaeon window:
- a CDS encoding ArsR family transcriptional regulator codes for MSLNLYASEGVCKGNRNRGEEALKIADALTSVTFKILQLISKERLDVSMIAERLGFSEAYISEQIRLLEDLKLINVSYEKGKRGIRKMCELAVGKIIIIIKP; via the coding sequence ATGAGCTTGAATCTCTATGCTTCAGAAGGTGTATGTAAAGGAAATCGTAACAGAGGCGAAGAAGCTTTAAAGATTGCTGATGCGTTGACCTCTGTAACCTTCAAAATTTTACAGCTTATCTCGAAGGAGAGGCTGGACGTTTCCATGATTGCTGAGCGGCTGGGATTTAGTGAAGCCTACATAAGTGAGCAAATACGCTTGCTAGAGGACTTGAAGCTAATCAATGTGAGCTACGAGAAAGGCAAAAGAGGCATCAGAAAGATGTGCGAACTAGCCGTG